The Methylomarinum sp. Ch1-1 genome contains the following window.
CGAAAAAAGCGGAACAAGCGACTGCCGAAGCGCAGCCGCAAGCGCCTGAAGAAAAGACGACTTCGGAAAAAGGCGAACCTGAGCAGGTCCAGGAAGCCGAAAAATCCGAGCCGGAACTTAGCGAGAAAGAGGCGCAAGTGCAAAGGCTGGAAGAAGAGAAAAAACAACGTCTGGAAGAGGCTGTACAGAGAACGGCCGAGAAGGTTAGAAAGCAGGCGGAGGCGAAAAAGCAACAGCAGACCTTGCATAAGAAAAAACAGGAAGGACGCGTTAAACGCGGCGCCCCTCAACCTCAGACTAAGGAGGCTAGAGGCGGAGAAGGCGGCCGTAAGGCGAAAGGCAAGAAAGGCAGGCAGCGTCGGGAGAGGCCTGATTTTGAACTGGCGATGCAGGCCAAGCATCAGTTTGAAAAACCGGTCGAACCGGTGGTTAGGGATGTGATGATACCGGAAAATATCATCGTGTCCGATCTGGCGATGAAGATGAGTGTCAAGGCCGCCGAGGTTATTAAACACTTGATGAAGCTAGGCATTATGGCCACCATCAATCAGAGCATCGATCAGGAAACCGCGGTCATCCTGGTTGAAGAAATGGGCCATAATCCGATTATGCAGAGCGAGGACGATCTTGAGCAGGAAATGCTGGCTGAGGTCCAAGCCGAGAGCGATGAACGCGAATTATCTCCTAGAGCGCCTATCGTGACCATCATGGGGCATGTCGATCACGGTAAAACCTCGATGCTTGACTATATACGCAAGACGAGAGTCGCAGCCGGCGAGGCTGGCGGCATTACCCAACACATCGGCGCCTATCAGGTCAAGACCGATCACGGTTCGGTGACTTTTCTCGATACCCCGGGGCACGCGGCCTTTACCGCGATGCGGGCGCGTGGGGCCGAATTGACCGATATCGTCATCGTCGTGGTCGCCGCAGATGATGGCGTCATGCCGCAAACCAAGGAGGCCATCGAGCATGCGCGCGCCGCCGAGGTGCCATTGATTATCGCCATCAATAAAATCGACAAGCCGGAAGCGAATCCCGATAAGGTGATGCAGGAGTTGGCTACGATCAATGTCGTGCCCGAAGATTGGGGGGGGGATGTACAATTTCTCAAAGTTTCAGCAAAAACCGGTGAAGGCATCGATGACTTGATCGAATCGTTGATTCTACAGGCCGAAATTCTTGAATTGCAGGCGCCGGTTAGCGGCGTCGCTTCAGGTATCTGTATCGAATCGAGACTGGACAAGGGCCGGGGTGCGGTAGCGACGATGTTGGTGCAAAAAGGCTTGTTGAACAAAGGCGAGATCGTCTTATGCGGCCATGAGTACGGCCGTGTTCGCGCCATGTTCGACGAAAACGGCAAACCCGTTAAAGAAGCCGGGCCGTGTGTGCCAGTGGAAGTGCTGGGCTTGTCCGGTACGCCTGACGCCGGTGATGAGTTTCTGGTCGTGCAGAATGAGCGAGTCGCCCGAGAGTTGGCGGAACACCGCGAAGATCGCAAAAAATCCAGTAAACATGCCGCTCAGGCCGCTTCGAAATTGGATGAGGTTTTCTCCAGGATGTCGGCCGGCGAGGTGGCTACCGTCAATCTGGTCATCAAAACCGATGTGCAGGGCAGCTTGGAGGCGTTGCGCGAGTCGCTGGTGAAACTGTCCACCGACGAGGTTCAGGTGAAGTGTGTCTATGGCGGCGTCGGCGGTATCAATGAGGGCGATGCCAACCTGGCATTGGCATCCGGGGCGATTTTGATCGGCTTCAATGTTCGTGCCGATGCGACGGCGCGTAAACTGATCGAGGAGAAAGACATCGATCTGCATTATTACAGTGTGATTTACGATGCGATCGACGAGGTTAAGCGCGCAATCAGCGGTATGTTGGCTCCCGAGATTCAGGAAAATATTGTCGGCCTGGCCGAGGTGCGGGATGTGTTCCGCTCGCCGAAGTTCGGTTCCATTGCCGGCTGTATGGTCATCGACGGTTATGTCAAGCGTAATTTGCCGATTAGGGTCTTGCGCGACAACGTGGTGATTTTTGAAGGGCAGCTGGAATCATTGCGACGCTATAAGGATGACGTCAACGAGGTCAAGATGGGTATGGAGTGCGGCATCGGCGTGAAAAACTACAACGATGTTAAGGCGGGTGATCAGATCGAAGTCTTCGAACGCGTTGAAGTAAGACGGGAAATATAAGCGATGCCGAAAGAATATGGTCGCAGCGAGCGGGTTTCTTCGCAAATGCAGAAAGAACTCGCCTATGTCTTGCAGAGAGAGATCGAAGATCCCAGGCTGGGTTTTGTCACCGTCAACGAAGTGGTGGTCTCCAAAGACCTGGCGGTGGCGAAGATCTATGTCACGGTGTTGAATGCCGATGAAGAGGGCAAGAAGCTCAATATCGTGGCGCTCAATGAGCTTGCGCCGGTGATTCGTCATGAAGTGGCGAAACGCATGCGTCTACGTCATATCTCCGAGTTTCGCTTTTACTACGATTATTCGTTTGACACCGGTATGCGCGTCGATGAGTTGCTTAAAGGCGAGGATGACGAAAATTAACTGTCACTATTCAGTCTAAAAATGTTTTTTTAGCGTAACTACTCCCCCCATTCGTAGGGTGGATAAGCGGAGCGCATCCACCGGGTCGGCATCTTTGGTGGATGCGCCCTTCAGGCTTATCCACCCTACATGCCCTGCCGCGTTCGATAAGTGAGGCGAGCAGTTACTTTTTAGCAACGATTGCTCCAGAAGGCGCTGGGTAAATATATTCCTGGCAGCTAACAAGGGCCTGCTTAACGCTGTACTTGCTGAGTTAATGAAAAATCAAGTCTTGACGGTTGGGAGGCACGAGCTTCAGGTTTTGCGTTTGAAACCTGTTTAAGCCGAATGGATTGATAAACAGACGCAGATAATAATTAGAGAAGTCATGGCAAAACGAAAATCCGGGCGCGATGTCCATGGTATTTTGTTGTTGGATAAGCGTTTAGGCGTGTCATCGAACAAGGCGCTGCAGGAAGTGCGGCGATTGTTCAATGCCAACAAGGCCGGTCATACCGGCAGTCTGGATCCCTTGGCGACGGGTTTGTTGCCGTTGTGCTTCGGCGAGGCGACCAAGGTATCTGCGTTGATGCTCGACGATGACAAGCGTTATCAAGTCGTGGTAAGGCTTGGCGTGATGACCGATACCGGCGACGCCGAAGGTCAGGTGGTCAAGCAGTTGCCGGTGCCGGAATTGACCGAGCAGCAAATACAGGATTGTTTGCGCCATTTCACTGGCGAAATAGAGCAGGTTCCGCCGATGTACTCGGCCTTGAAGCATCAGGGCAAGAAACTTTATGAGTTGGCTCGGGAAGGCAAGGTCGTCGATAGGAAGACGCGGCGCATCACGATTTTTTCATTGCGTTTGCTGGGGGTCGTCGCCGGTGATTGCCTAAGCTTGGATGTGCAGTGTTCCAAAGGGACTTATATCCGTTCGCTGGCCGAGGATATCGGCCATTATCTGGGTTGTTGCGCGACCGTGAAGGCTTTGCGCAGAACCGCTTCCGGGCGTTTCGGCATCGATCAGGCGCTGACCCTGGAACAGTTGACGGCGATGGATGAAACGGCGTTGCAACATAGTCTGATCGCGGTCGATAAACCGCTAGAGAGCATGCCCGCCGTTCAGGTGCCTAGCGATCAGGCCGAGCGTATCCGTCAAGGTCAACAAATCGCTATTGATGTCCCGGCTCGAGGAATGGTCCGAATGTATTGTGATCAGGTTTTTTTAGGTTTGGGTGAAATGCTTTTGAATGGTAAAATAGCGCCGAAAAAGCTGTTCCACCTAAGCAGCGAGTCCGCCTGATGTGCGGGCAGCGAAGAACATCGGTTTCTATACCCTATGGTGGAAACCGTGTAACCCATCGCCATCGTTTTGATGGCAGTTATTTTATTTATTAATCGATAGGGATTAAGCATGCCGTTTACAGCAGAACAAAAGAAAGCCGTTGTTGAAGAATACCGTTTATCGGAAACCGATACCGGATCACCCGAAGTGCAGGTCGCCTTACTGACTGCTCACATTACTCATTTAACACCGCATTTCGCAGAACATAAAAAAGACAATCATTCTCGTCGTGGTTTGTTGAGAATGGTTAACCAGCGCCGTAAATTGCTGGATTACTTGAAAAAGAAAGACGTCGAGCGTTATCGTTCTTTGATTGAGCGTTTAGGTCTGCGCAAATAACACAACTTGGAAACGGCACATTCTGTGCCGTTTCTGTTTTTAGATGGTTTGGTCGCTAATGGACTAAACCTCCGGCGCAGGAAGGCGTCGGTCTCCTTGGCGCACAGCGCCTGAGAAACAAGAAGCCGGACGCTAAAGCGCCGGTTTCATGCAGGGGCCGGTCGATGGTTGGCCGCCTCCGCAACATGAAAAATCCTCAAATAACCTTTAACGCAAAGGAACCTTATAGTGAATCCTATCAGGAAACAATTTCAGTACGGCGATCGCTTGGTAACTCTAGAAACCGGTGAAATCGCTCGTCAGGCCAATGGTGCCGTATTGATCGATGTCGAAGGCACATCGTTGCTGGTGACAGTCGTTGGTAAAAAAGAAGCCGCTGGCGGTGACTTCTTTCCGCTAACTGTCAATTATCAGGAAAAAGCCTATGCCGCCGGTAAAATACCGGGGGGCTTTTTTAAACGTGAAGGGCGTCCCAGTGAAAATGAAACATTGATTTCGCGCCTGATCGACAGGCCGATTCGCCCGCTATTTCCTGATGGTTACACTAATGAAGTTCAGATTATCGCCACCGTCGTTTCGCTGAATCCCGAAGTGGGCGCCGAAATCCCGGCCTTGTTGGGCGCTTCTGCGGCGCTGGCGGTTTCCGGATTGCCTTTTAACGGTCCGGTGGGCGCCGCGTGTGTCGGTTATCAAGACGGTGAATACCTCTTGAACCCATCGACGCCGACGCTGAAAGAGTCACAATTGGAGCTGGTCGTCGCCGGCACCGAACACGCCGTGCTGATGGTGGAATCGGAAGCCGAGTTATTGTCCGAGGAAGTGATGTTGGGCGCCGTTTTGTTCGGTCATGAGCAAATGCAAACGGCGATCAATGCGATCAAGGAATTCGCCGCCGAGGCGGCTGCGCCTGCGGTCGAATGGAGCGCGCCGGACGTCAACGACGCGTTGGAGAAGTTGGTCGTCGCCGAGGCCGAGCAAGGCATCAGAGCGGCTTACCAGATTGCCGAGAAGCTGGTTCGTCAAGACAAGCTGAATGAAATCAGAACTGCGGTCGTGGAAAAGCTGACCGCCGATGAAGAATACGAAGAACTCGACATTCGTAACATCATCGAGCACCTGGAGAAGAAAATCGTTCGCGGCTCGATATTGAATGAAGGCAAGCGCATCGACGGCCGCGAACTGGATAAAGTCAGACCGATTAGCGCGAGAACCGGCGTCTTGCCAAGAACGCATGGTTCGGCCTTGTTTACTCGCGGTGAAACCCAGGCGCTGGTCGTGGCGACGTTGGGCACCGATCGTGATGCGCAAATTATCGATGCGCTGGCAGGCGAATATAAAGAGCCTTTCATGCTGCATTATAACTTCCCGCCTTATTGCGTCGGCGAGACCGGTTTTGTCGGCTCGCCGAAACGACGCGAAATCGGTCACGGCCGCTTGGCGAAACGCGGCGTCAGCGCGATTCTACCGAACATGGAGGAATTTCCCTATGTCATACGCGTGGTTTCTGAAGTCACGGAATCCAATGGTTCCAGCTCGATGGCTTCGGTTTGCGGCAGTAGTCTGGCCTTGATGGACGCCGGCGTGCCGACCAAGGCCCAAGTCGCCGGTATCGCGATGGGTCTGATCAAGGAAGGCGAACAATTCGCGGTGCTGTCGGATATCATGGGCGATGAGGATCATTTGGGCGATATGGACTTTAAGGTGGCCGGTTCGGAAAACGGTATCACTGCGCTGCAGATGGATATCAAAATCGACGGCATTACCGCCGAAATCATGAAAACGGCCTTGGAACAGGCGAAGCAGGGGCGTTTGCATATACTTGGCGAAATGAACAAAGCCTTGTCGGCGACCCGTGAGGAGATGTCGGACTTTGCGCCAAGAATTATTTCTTTCAAAATCGATCCGAGCAAAATTCGCGAGGTCATCGGTAAAGGCGGCGCCACGATACGCGGCATCACCGAGCAAACCGGCGCCAGCGTCGATTTGACCGATGATGGCATGGTTAATGTCGCGTCGGTTGATAAGGCCGCCGGCGAGGAAGCGCGCCGTATTATCGAAGAAATCACCGCCGAAGTTGAAGTCGGTAAAATTTACGAAGGCAAGGTGGTTCGCTTGATGGATTTTGGGGCGTTCGTAACAATACTGCCCGGCAAGGATGGATTGGTCCATATTTCCCAGATTTCCGATGAGCGAGTCGAAAAAGTCAGTGACAAGCTGTCTGAAGGCGATGTCGTTAAGGTCAAGGTGCTGGAAATCGATCGTCAGGGACGAGTCAGACTGAGCATGAAGGAAGTCGATAACGAAGAAGAATAATCCTCTTCCGACTGTCATGAAAAAGGGCCGTAAGGCCCTTTTTTGTGTGTGATGAATATAGGGAAAGATGTTGGATTGACGCAGCCTCTGATAAAAGTACGCTGAATAATTATCGTGAATTTATGTTAAGTAAAGAAATTTTTGATCAGGAATGCCGGCAATGTCGACGCTTGGAGACGTTTTTATGCGACGTCAAGCAGAAACACCCGGAATATCATGCGCGTCCAGTCGCTCCGTTCGGCGATGAGGATCCGCGCTTGTTGGTCGTCGGCCTGGCGCCCGGGATGCACGGCGCTAACGCAAGCGGCAGGCCTTTTACCGGTGATTATGCCGGTTTGTTGTTGTATCGGACCCTGTATGATTTCGGTTATAGCAACAAGGCGGATTCGGTCTCCTTGCAAGATGGTTTGCAATTGAAAGGATGCCGGATCACCAATGCGGTCAAATGCTTGCCGCCGCAAAACAAACCCACCGGCGCTGAAATCAATCAGTGCAATCATTTTTTGGCGGCGGAAATTAAAGCGCTAAATACGGATGCGGTGATTCTAGCCTTAGGCAGCATTGCCCATCAGGCGGTCTTGAAAGCCTATGGTCTAAAATTGAGTAGCGCTCGCTTCGGCCATAATCAGGCCTTTGTCTTGCCTGACGGCAAGACTCTGGTGAGCTCTTATCACTGTAGCCGTTATAATGTACAGACTAAAAGGCTGACAGTGGAGATGTTTGCCGATGTGTTTAAAACGATACAAGCGATAAACGGTTGATATGATGGCGCCTGGAGCGGCTCAGGCTGAATTCGATAGAAAGGCTTTTCTGAAGCATCTGACCCGTCGTCCCGGCATTTATAAAATGTTGGATGAACATGGCAAGATACTTTATATCGGTAAGGCCAAGAATCTAAAGAATCGCGTGTCCAGTTACTTCCGCAGTCAGTCGGCTTCGCCCAAGCAGCAGGCGATGGTGGCCAAGATCGCCTCCATCGAGGTTACGGTCACTCATACCGAAGGCGAAGCCTTGCTGCTGGAAAGTCAGCTGATCAAGCGCCATAAGCCGCGCTACAATATTTGTCTGCGCGATGACAAGTCTTACCCCTATGTCTTCATTTCCAGCGACCAGAATTTTCCGCAAATTAGCTTTCACCGAGGAGCCAAGAAGAGAAAAGGCCAGTATTTCGGGCCCTATCCCAGCGCCGGCGCCGTTAAGGAAACGCTGAAGCTGTTGCAGAAAATCTTTCCGGTTAGACAATGCGAGGATTCGTATTACAATAATCGCTCCCGACCTTGCTTGCAGTATCAGATTGAACGTTGCACGGCGCCCTGCGTTGGCTTGGTCAGCCGGGAAAAATACCGCGAAGATGTCGATAATACGGTCTTGTTTCTGCAGGGTAAAGGCAATGAACTGATCGACCGGCTGATCGGCAAGATGGAGAAGGCTTCGGCAAACCTGGAGTTCGAGCAGGCGGCGACGATCAGGGACCAGATTGCGCGCTTGCGTTCGGTGTTACAGAAAAACTTCGTTCATGGCGAAAAAGGCGATGTCGATATCATCGCCTGTGCGACTAAGGCGGGAGTCGCCTGTATTCAGGTCTTTTTTATCCGCAACGGCCAGAATTTGGGCAACAAACTTTATTTTCCGAAAATGACCGAAGAGCATGAAGCGGGTGGTATCTTGCAGGCCTTTATCGCACAATATTATCTCGACAGGCAGCCGCCCTATGAATTGATCGTCAGTCACCCTTTAGCCGAAAGCGCATTGCTCGGCGAGGTGTTGGCTCAGCAGGCCGGTCATTCCGTGACGATTTCCACAAATGTCAGAGGGGAACGGCAAAAATGGTTGCAAATGGCGGCAACCAATGCCGATAATTCGCTATTGAGCAAATTGTCGGATAAACAGGGAATTTATGCCCGTTTCCTGAGTTTACAGGAAGAGTTGGGGTGCGACGAATTGCCGAAACGACTGGAGTGCTTTGACATCAGCCATACCCAGGGCCAGCAAACAGTGGCCTCCTGCGTGGTGTTTGACCGGGAAGGACCGGTCAAATCGGCTTATCGCCGCTTCAATATCGAGGGGGTAACGGCGGGCGATGATTACGCCGCGATTCATCAAGCAGTTTACCGCCGCTTCAAGCGTATGAAACAAGGTGAACATCAGGCGCCGGATGTGCTTTTGATAGACGGGGGCAAAGGCCAGGTTCACGAAGCACAAAAGGCATTAGCGGAATTAGAGCTAAACAATGTTATGATAGTGGGCGTTTCCAAAGGGCCGGATAGAAAAGCCGGAATGGAAAAAATAATATTGGCCGATCAGCAGCAGCCGCTCGATGTCAGTTCCGGCGCCAGCGCTTTATTGTTGATTCAACATATACGCGATGAGGCTCACCGCTTTGCGATTACCGGGCACAGACAACGGCGAGCGAAGGCGAAGAAAACATCGATACTGGAAGGGATCGCCGGCTTGGGGCCGAAGAGAAGGCAGATTTTGTTGAAACAGTTTGGCGGCTTGCAGGGTGTTT
Protein-coding sequences here:
- the infB gene encoding translation initiation factor IF-2: MSEKTVQELATIVGIPLERFLEQLKEAGLVPHAPDDIVSEDDKVKLLAHLRKRHGKADNDDSATTPTRITLKRRKVTELKQSSTPGAATKTVSVEVRKKKTYIKRSEVAGTDEQKELAMAKQALEEHQKKMAEEQEARQKQEAKQQQLAEEKRRQQEEAAAEAARKEQELAQAKKAEQATAEAQPQAPEEKTTSEKGEPEQVQEAEKSEPELSEKEAQVQRLEEEKKQRLEEAVQRTAEKVRKQAEAKKQQQTLHKKKQEGRVKRGAPQPQTKEARGGEGGRKAKGKKGRQRRERPDFELAMQAKHQFEKPVEPVVRDVMIPENIIVSDLAMKMSVKAAEVIKHLMKLGIMATINQSIDQETAVILVEEMGHNPIMQSEDDLEQEMLAEVQAESDERELSPRAPIVTIMGHVDHGKTSMLDYIRKTRVAAGEAGGITQHIGAYQVKTDHGSVTFLDTPGHAAFTAMRARGAELTDIVIVVVAADDGVMPQTKEAIEHARAAEVPLIIAINKIDKPEANPDKVMQELATINVVPEDWGGDVQFLKVSAKTGEGIDDLIESLILQAEILELQAPVSGVASGICIESRLDKGRGAVATMLVQKGLLNKGEIVLCGHEYGRVRAMFDENGKPVKEAGPCVPVEVLGLSGTPDAGDEFLVVQNERVARELAEHREDRKKSSKHAAQAASKLDEVFSRMSAGEVATVNLVIKTDVQGSLEALRESLVKLSTDEVQVKCVYGGVGGINEGDANLALASGAILIGFNVRADATARKLIEEKDIDLHYYSVIYDAIDEVKRAISGMLAPEIQENIVGLAEVRDVFRSPKFGSIAGCMVIDGYVKRNLPIRVLRDNVVIFEGQLESLRRYKDDVNEVKMGMECGIGVKNYNDVKAGDQIEVFERVEVRREI
- the rbfA gene encoding 30S ribosome-binding factor RbfA; the protein is MPKEYGRSERVSSQMQKELAYVLQREIEDPRLGFVTVNEVVVSKDLAVAKIYVTVLNADEEGKKLNIVALNELAPVIRHEVAKRMRLRHISEFRFYYDYSFDTGMRVDELLKGEDDEN
- the truB gene encoding tRNA pseudouridine(55) synthase TruB; this encodes MAKRKSGRDVHGILLLDKRLGVSSNKALQEVRRLFNANKAGHTGSLDPLATGLLPLCFGEATKVSALMLDDDKRYQVVVRLGVMTDTGDAEGQVVKQLPVPELTEQQIQDCLRHFTGEIEQVPPMYSALKHQGKKLYELAREGKVVDRKTRRITIFSLRLLGVVAGDCLSLDVQCSKGTYIRSLAEDIGHYLGCCATVKALRRTASGRFGIDQALTLEQLTAMDETALQHSLIAVDKPLESMPAVQVPSDQAERIRQGQQIAIDVPARGMVRMYCDQVFLGLGEMLLNGKIAPKKLFHLSSESA
- the rpsO gene encoding 30S ribosomal protein S15; this encodes MPFTAEQKKAVVEEYRLSETDTGSPEVQVALLTAHITHLTPHFAEHKKDNHSRRGLLRMVNQRRKLLDYLKKKDVERYRSLIERLGLRK
- the pnp gene encoding polyribonucleotide nucleotidyltransferase, with the translated sequence MNPIRKQFQYGDRLVTLETGEIARQANGAVLIDVEGTSLLVTVVGKKEAAGGDFFPLTVNYQEKAYAAGKIPGGFFKREGRPSENETLISRLIDRPIRPLFPDGYTNEVQIIATVVSLNPEVGAEIPALLGASAALAVSGLPFNGPVGAACVGYQDGEYLLNPSTPTLKESQLELVVAGTEHAVLMVESEAELLSEEVMLGAVLFGHEQMQTAINAIKEFAAEAAAPAVEWSAPDVNDALEKLVVAEAEQGIRAAYQIAEKLVRQDKLNEIRTAVVEKLTADEEYEELDIRNIIEHLEKKIVRGSILNEGKRIDGRELDKVRPISARTGVLPRTHGSALFTRGETQALVVATLGTDRDAQIIDALAGEYKEPFMLHYNFPPYCVGETGFVGSPKRREIGHGRLAKRGVSAILPNMEEFPYVIRVVSEVTESNGSSSMASVCGSSLALMDAGVPTKAQVAGIAMGLIKEGEQFAVLSDIMGDEDHLGDMDFKVAGSENGITALQMDIKIDGITAEIMKTALEQAKQGRLHILGEMNKALSATREEMSDFAPRIISFKIDPSKIREVIGKGGATIRGITEQTGASVDLTDDGMVNVASVDKAAGEEARRIIEEITAEVEVGKIYEGKVVRLMDFGAFVTILPGKDGLVHISQISDERVEKVSDKLSEGDVVKVKVLEIDRQGRVRLSMKEVDNEEE
- a CDS encoding uracil-DNA glycosylase; translation: MLSKEIFDQECRQCRRLETFLCDVKQKHPEYHARPVAPFGDEDPRLLVVGLAPGMHGANASGRPFTGDYAGLLLYRTLYDFGYSNKADSVSLQDGLQLKGCRITNAVKCLPPQNKPTGAEINQCNHFLAAEIKALNTDAVILALGSIAHQAVLKAYGLKLSSARFGHNQAFVLPDGKTLVSSYHCSRYNVQTKRLTVEMFADVFKTIQAING
- the uvrC gene encoding excinuclease ABC subunit UvrC, which produces MAPGAAQAEFDRKAFLKHLTRRPGIYKMLDEHGKILYIGKAKNLKNRVSSYFRSQSASPKQQAMVAKIASIEVTVTHTEGEALLLESQLIKRHKPRYNICLRDDKSYPYVFISSDQNFPQISFHRGAKKRKGQYFGPYPSAGAVKETLKLLQKIFPVRQCEDSYYNNRSRPCLQYQIERCTAPCVGLVSREKYREDVDNTVLFLQGKGNELIDRLIGKMEKASANLEFEQAATIRDQIARLRSVLQKNFVHGEKGDVDIIACATKAGVACIQVFFIRNGQNLGNKLYFPKMTEEHEAGGILQAFIAQYYLDRQPPYELIVSHPLAESALLGEVLAQQAGHSVTISTNVRGERQKWLQMAATNADNSLLSKLSDKQGIYARFLSLQEELGCDELPKRLECFDISHTQGQQTVASCVVFDREGPVKSAYRRFNIEGVTAGDDYAAIHQAVYRRFKRMKQGEHQAPDVLLIDGGKGQVHEAQKALAELELNNVMIVGVSKGPDRKAGMEKIILADQQQPLDVSSGASALLLIQHIRDEAHRFAITGHRQRRAKAKKTSILEGIAGLGPKRRQILLKQFGGLQGVSSAGVDALASVDGISRQLAQRIYDTFHYQDGS